In the Mytilus galloprovincialis chromosome 10, xbMytGall1.hap1.1, whole genome shotgun sequence genome, one interval contains:
- the LOC143049581 gene encoding uncharacterized protein LOC143049581: MNTTIFFSPEDEIDVELKTKITEICTPGVNKTVIKADLEDNQKRWLLVGICLQSIVSTTLRNYTEPVVLSLYNALKRSHKIHTQTYPNQQKMYPKSTRQLNYEAINKNHSIARIGRKPDIANYDYKVGNHVEFSKLFMQTYMAHYTAFDETCDLSALLSLIVSIDTFPQPVKNVAMKLRSDVRNPWAHCNFDEWDTIRYQTSFQLMHQLIKCLNLNKTDETNVLSELTKWETNGFLFLQGYSVDQIVVTELRQQTQILAEYALKMKAGHDSTFIKVHEAMSLINDGIASVCKRIENIDINLNEQQRVMEEINKDVTILYDRTSTIENVNTEQGLCIEGVMTNIQELNQDVGNFKSESLSTIIKVEKLADEVKATTEDVSYIKSDISEIKENVGNFKTYMSQSKPTGTIFFYPPNRSEYFVYRRKEINQIQSEFVNKDNENHTLVLCGLGGCGKTTLAIEFAWRSQEFYMGGIFWMSAESENTLEDSIATLAIDVNTTGKTFKETFRKTLKWFSNLNDRWLLVVDNADEEYLSDYIKELLVGSWKRNTRGHMLITTRRESNEIEESMLVKPKYCICICIFEPTEALEFVKRRTGRNDTNEENAVLSLVEELGGLPLALEQASAHIKSIKCSFADYVKRFEKKRIKLLKAAPSPRKMTKDRLAVATTWQLNIEYISRESENEGLGTAAITIMEIASFLFADDIPKALINIGNPVVEDSALIDTLDDDVGCRQIIEILTRFSLFQFMKDMSLSVHRLVQEVIRENMNNDRRYCILQHASRMVKKALDSCVTPNHVLRVENKDTKRGSLFKWSKLAANANTLKGHLLLFVKNDESRQEIFFNDQMLKILQTTALYHSINQRQALALADQEQMVQIITTLSVDFVYYYELTSIKIPLLQKDREVVLECLASVIHDDNKEIENVTSVIVPYKSEILREMGNKAFNEHKYHDAIQCYTEGIRSCSTGNIDSRFYANRSLAYIRINDYEHALNDASTCIDIAPDNWKGYCWKAYSVSFLIKTNSLSSNMKAVGIASACIASYKNNVCRSEYKMKICYPVLNYKMVDNPESLSQEIMALVDSPFTTLMLRQGRYTIRQQVFTTKSIQVIGVEEGVEIDTGNGFWICRIPSDGLPGHIEPEDTIYAHFENIRFLKGGSQIGVKFNSVATFYRCKFSNGGIGCEYFPQCKGEAGCINPYKCKTNHESSLREKFANTNVGEVGTAGICASDGGTIYIDSCVLDRCGGGGVLSTGDGSFIEIKNSTVCNMRQMGIEARQEGVITATNNIIAGNQTHGVAIGPNGCGYISGNIIQGNGSEGVWSGGNIKKDELMETIVRMDEKGASRAVLCDNIIRQNGLSGISLDGGYYEVKGNRIFCNWLWGIMVKSRSYSYILNNDICENKCGGIRIGHNYTATE, translated from the exons ACATATATGGCTCATTATACAGCATTTGATGAAACATGTGATCTGTCCGCACTTCTTAGTTTAATTGTCAGTATTGATACCTTTCCCCAACCTGTGAAGAATGTGGCTATGAAG CTCCGTTCAGATGTACGAAATCCTTGGGCCCATTGTAACTTTGACGAATGGGATACTATAAGGTATCAGACGTCATTTCAATTAATGCATCAACTGATAAAATGTCTTAATTTGAACAAAACAGACGAAACAAATGTATTATCAGAGTTAACAAAATGGGAGACAAACG GATTTTTGTTTTTGCAAGGATATTCAGTTGACCAAATTGTTGTTACAGAACTACGACAACAAACACAAATTCTAGCAGAATATGCACTAAAAATGAAAGCAGGTCATGATTCTACATTCATAAAGGTACACGAGGCTATGTCGTTAATAAATGATGGTATTGCGTCTGTTTGTAAGCGGATCGAAAACATTGATATAAACCTCAATGAACAGCAAAGAGTAATGGAGGAAATAAATAAAGATGTGACTATATTATATGACAGAACGTCGACCATTGAGAATGTCAACACAGAACAAGGGTTGTGTATTGAAGGAGTAATGACCAACATACAGGAGTTAAATCAAGATGTCGGAAATTTCAAATCAGAGAGTTTGTCGACCATTATTAAAGTAGAAAAACTTGCAGATGAAGTAAAAGCGACAACTGAAGATGTGTCATATATCAAGAGCGACATTTCAGAAATAAAAGAGAATGTTGGCAATTTTAAAACCTATATGTCTCAATCTAAACCTACAGGTACAATCTTTTTCTACCCACCAAATCGGTCAGAGTATTTTGTGTACCgaagaaaagaaataaatcaaattcaaagtgaatttgtaaataaagataaCGAAAACCATACATTGGTTTTATGTGGTTTAGGGGGTTGCGGCAAAACCACACTTGCAATTGAATTTGCATGGAGATCTCAAGAATTTTATATGGGTGGTATATTTTGGATGTCTGCTGAATCGGAAAATACTTTGGAGGATTCTATTGCAACGCTTGCTATTGATGTTAATACAACAGGTAAAACCTTCAAGGAAACGTTCAGGAAAACTTTAAAATGGTTTTCGAATCTGAATGACAGATGGCTTTTAGTTGTTGACAATGCAGACGAGGAATATCTTTCTGATTATATTAAAGAATTATTGGTCGGGTCATGGAAAAGGAATACTCGTGGGCATATGCTTATTACTACAAGACGCGAATCAAACGAAATAGAAGAGTCCATGCTTGTTAAACCGAAATATTGTATTTGTATCTGTATATTTGAGCCAACAGAAGCATTAGAATTCGTTAAGCGAAGAACAGGTAGAAATGACACTAATGAAGAAAATGCTGTCTTATCACTTGTCGAAGAGCTTGGTGGGTTACCTTTAGCATTGGAACAAGCATCTGCTcatatcaaaagtataaaatgttCATTTGCTGACTATGTGAAACGATttgagaaaaaaagaataaagctTCTGAAAGCAGCTCCATCTCCAAGGAAAATGACAAAGGATAGGCTTGCAGTTGCAACAACTTGGCAACTTAACATCGAATACATATCCAGAGAGTCAGAAAATGAAGGATTGGGAACAGCTGCTATAACTATCATGGAAATAGCTTCGTTTTTGTTTGCCGATGATATCCCGAAAGCACTTATAAATATTGGAAACCCAGTCGTTGAAGACAGCGCTCTGATAGATACACTTGATGATGATGTTGGATGCAGGCAGATTATTGAAATTCTGACAAGATTTTCACTTTTTCAGTTTATGAAAGATATGAGTCTTTCTGTACATAGACTGGTTCAAGAAGTTATTAGGGAAAACATGAATAATGACCGTCGATATTGTATTCTTCAGCATGCTTCGCGTATGGTAAAAAAAGCATTAGACTCATGTGTGACTCCAAATCATGTACTTCGGGTTGAAAATAAAGATACTAAACGCGGCTCACTGTTCAAATGGAGTAAGCTTGCAGCCAATGCCAACACATTAAAGGGCCATTTATTGCTTTTCGTGAAAAACGATGAATCAAGACAGGAAATTTTCTTTAATGaccaaatgttaaaaatattgcaaacaaCAGCTCTATACCATAGTATAAATCAACGACAAGCTTTAGCCCTTGCTGACCAAGAACAAATGGTTCAAATAATTACAACATTGTCAGTTGACTTTGTATACTATTATGAGTTAACAAGCATAAAAATTCCATTATTACAGAAGGATAGGGAGGTAGTTCTAGAATGTCTTGCTTCTGTTATACACGATGACAATAAAGAGATTGAGAATGTTACATCTGTTATCGTCCCTTATAAATCGGAAATTTTGCGAGAGATGGGAAACAAAGCTTTTAACGAACATAAATATCATGATGCTATCCAGTGTTACACTGAGGGAATACGGTCCTGTTCTACAGGAAATATTGACAGCAGATTTTATGCCAATAGAAGCTTAGCCTATATAAGAATCAATGATTATGAACATGCGTTGAACGATGctagtacatgtattgatatTGCACCTGATAACTGGAAAGGATACTGCTGGAAGGCCTATTCAGTTTCGTTCTTGATAAAGACGAATTCACTTTCCTCAAATATGAAAGCTGTCGGCATAGCCTCGGCCTGTATTGCATCATATAAGAATAATGTTTGTCGTTCTGAATATAAGATGAAAATATGTTATCCcgttttaaattacaaaatggtGGATAATCCGGAAAGTTTAAGCCAGGAAATCATGGCGTTAGTAGATAGTCCTTTTACAACACTAATGCTGCGGCAAGGACGTTACACAATTAGGCAACAGGTTTTTACAACCAAAAGCATTCAAGTCATTGGTGTTGAAGAAGGGGTTGAGATTGATACAGGAAATGGTTTTTGGATTTGTCGTATTCCAAGTGACGGCTTGCCTGGACATATTGAACCTGAGGATACAATTTATgcgcattttgaaaatatcaggTTTCTTAAAGGTGGATCCCAAATAGGAGTAAAATTTAATTCTGTTGCAACATTTTACAGGTGCAAGTTTTCGAACGGAGGTATAGGTTGTGAATATTTTCCCCAATGCAAAGGTGAGGCAGGGTGTATCAATCCATATAAATGCAAGACAAATCATGAATCAAGTCTCAGGGAAAAATTTGCCAATACCAATGTAGGTGAAGTTGGTACTGCAGGGATTTGTGCATCTGACGGAGGAACTATATATATAGATTCATGTGTCTTAGACAGATGTGGTGGTGGTGGTGTTTTGTCAACTGGTGATGGTTCGtttatagaaattaaaaactccACTGTATGTAATATGAGACAGATGGGAATTGAAGCACGACAGGAAGGAGTTATTACAgcaacaaataatataattgcCGGAAATCAGACTCATGGTGTTGCTATTGGACCGAACGGATGTGGGTATATAAGTGGTAATATAATCCAAGGGAATGGATCAGAAGGTGTGTGGAGTGgggggaatataaaaaaagatgaattaaTGGAAACGATAGTAAGGATGGACGAGAAAGGTGCTTCTAGAGCTGTTCTCTGTGATAACATTATTCGACAAAACGGTTTATCTGGCATATCATTGGATGGAGGTTATTACGAAGTAAAAGGAAATAGAATATTCTGTAACTGGTTATGGGGAATAATGGTGAAATCGAGATCATACAGTTACATTCTAAATAACGATATTTGTGAAAACAAATGTGGTGGGATTAGGATTGGACACAATTATACAGCCACA GAATGA